One genomic segment of Hordeum vulgare subsp. vulgare chromosome 2H, MorexV3_pseudomolecules_assembly, whole genome shotgun sequence includes these proteins:
- the LOC123428494 gene encoding probable U3 small nucleolar RNA-associated protein 7 produces MGIAATEDPKEMKNHQHPVDEMEMKVVKFSRGKAANLAAMRDKKLKGQLTGKEKLIGISAKAAAQAEKWFLPVEGGYLEPEGLEKTYRFSQHQLRDGVDILNSRKPFDMILPELGPYTLEYTSNGRYMIVGGRKGHIGMMDMLSMDLIKEFQVRETVRDVAFLHNEQLFAVAQKKYPYIYNRHGTEIHCLKEHGKALKLQFLDKHFLLASINSFGQLHYQDMSTGEMVANHRTGLGRTDVMRVNPYNAVIGLGHAGGKVTMWKPTSVKPLVTMLCHNGPVTAVAFERGGHLMATAGVDKKIKIWDLRKYEVVRTHHARAESLDFSQKGLLAASNGSLVEVYKDGGGHDYKIYMKHRMVKGYQIGKVLFRPYEDICSLGHSMGFSSILVPGSGEANFDTFVENPVETAKQRREREVHALLNKLQPETVMLNPNMIGNVRQPKKKEKKTKKEVEEEIEDAVEAAKSTKVKNKTKGRSKPSKKAKKKEEEVLRAKRPLLDQYKEIGGNPEKKQRVGDKAELPKALQRFAKNKPS; encoded by the exons ATGGGGATCGCTGCCACGGAAGACCCCAAAGAGATGAAGAACCACCAACACCCTGTGGATGAAATGGAGATGAAGGTGGTCAAGTTTTCGCGGGGGAAGGCTGCTAACTTGGCG GCTATGCGTGATAAGAAGTTGAAGGGTCAGCTCACCGGAAAAGAGAAGCTAATCGGAATATCTGCCAAAGCTGCTGCGCAGGCTGAAAAG TGGTTTTTACCTGTTGAGGGGGGCTACTTGGAGCCTGAAGGTTTGGAAAAGACATATAGATTTTCACAGCATCAGCTTCGTGATGGTGTCGACATTTTGAATTCAAGAAAACCATTTGATATGATCTTACCTG AACTTGGTCCTTATACTCTAGAATACACCTCAAATGGTCGCTACATGATAGTAGGTGGGCGAAAAGGTCATATTGGTATGATGGATATGTTGAGTATGGATCTCATCAAGGAGTTCCAG GTGAGGGAAACTGTGCGCGATGTGGCATTCTTACACAATGAGCAACTCTTTGCAGTCGCTCAGAAGAA GTACCCCTACATATACAATCGTCATGGCACAGAAATTCACTGTTTGAAG GAGCATGGCAAAGCGCTGAAACTTCAGTTCCTGGATAAACACTTCCTCTTGGCATCGATAAACAGCTTCGGGCAGCTCCACTACCAAGATATGAGCACCGGCGAGATGGTTGCGAATCACAGGACAGGTCTTGGGCGTACTGATGTTATGCGGGTAAATCCGTACAACGCTGTCATTGGCCTTGGGCATGCTGGTGGCAAAGTTACCATGTGGAAGCCAACCAGTGTGAAACCACTTGTCACAATGCTTTGCCATAATGGCCCTGTGACTGCTGTTGCATTCGAGAGGGGCGGTCATCTTATGGCAACTGCAGGTGTTGACAAGAAGATTAAGATTTGGGATCTCAGGAAGTATGAGGTTGTGCGTACACACCATGCACGAGCTGAGTCCTTGGATTTCAGCCAGAAGGGGTTGTTGGCCGCCAGTAATGGATCTCTAGTAGAGGTATACAAGGATGGTGGGGGCCATGATTATAAAATTTACATGAAGCATAGGATGGTAAAGGGATATCAGATCGGTAAGGTTTTGTTCCGCCCTTACGAGGATATCTGTTCGCTTGGGCACTCCATGGGGTTCTCTTCCATTCTCGTTCCTGGATCAGGCGAGGCCAACTTTGATACCTTTGTCGAGAACCCTGTGGAGACTGCCAAGcaaaggagggagagggaggtgcaTGCTCTCCTCAACAAGCTTCAGCCGGAGACTGTGATGCTTAACCCAAACATGATCGGTAACGTGAGGCAgccaaagaagaaagagaagaagaccaaAAAGGAAGTCGAGGAGGAGATTGAGGATGCTGTGGAGGCTGCCAAGAGCACGAAGGTGAAGAACAAGACCAAGGGCAGGAGCAAACCCAGCAAGAAGgccaagaagaaggaagaagaggtcCTCAGAGCCAAGAGGCCTCTACTGGACCAGTACAAGGAAATCGGCGGAAATCCTGAGAAGAAACAGCGGGTAGGTGACAAGGCCGAGCTGCCGAAGGCCCTGCAGCGGTTTGCCAAGAACAAGCCATCGTGA